A single genomic interval of Pseudorasbora parva isolate DD20220531a chromosome 21, ASM2467924v1, whole genome shotgun sequence harbors:
- the LOC137055656 gene encoding urotensin-2 receptor, producing the protein MLNVRLLGATPSVEFNQEMTTISMEPIVAMVEKISNVTERPEEASTEDMAATFTIGTILSLMCLVGVSGNIYTLVVMCHSMRSAASMYIYIINLALADLLYLLTIPFVVCTHFLKGWYFGDAGCRILISMDFLTMHASIFTLTVMSTERYFAVLKPLDTVKRSKSYRKAIAFLVWTASLILTLPMIIGIQLMTESSKPMCQPTLSPLSYKIYISFLFGTSIVAPGVIIGYLYIRLARTYWISQTETFKQTKKLPNQKVLYLIFTIVLLFWACFLPFWIWQLLGQFQPELDLSTKAKRNINYLTTCLTYSNSCINPFLYTLLTKNYKDYLRKRQRTWTAGSYLNRRNRFQRSPRRSLSSSSQQCTESFVLAHTSRTNNSSL; encoded by the exons ATGCTAAACGTTCGTCTGCTTGGAGCTACGCCATCTGTGGAATTCAATCAAG AGATGACCACTATATCAATGGAACCCATAGTGGCGATGGTGGAAAAGATTTCCAATGTGACGGAGCGTCCAGAAGAAGCATCTACTGAAGACATGGCTGCCACCTTCACCATTGGCACCATCCTGTCCTTAATGTGTCTTGTGGGTGTGTCTGGAAATATCTACACACTCGTGGTCATGTGCCATTCCATGCGCTCGGCTGCCTCTATGTACATCTACATTATTAACCTGGCACTAGCTGATCTACTTTACTTACTCACGATTCCATTTGTGGTATGCACACATTTCCTGAAGGGATGGTACTTTGGAGATGCCGGGTGTCGGATCCTCATCAGCATGGACTTCCTCACCATGCATGCCAGCATTTTCACCCTCACTGTTATGAGCACAGAACGTTACTTTGCCGTACTTAAGCCCCTGGATACAGTCAAACGCTCTAAGAGCTACCGAAAAGCAATCGCCTTTCTGGTGTGGACGGCCTCGCTGATTCTCACCTTACCCATGATCATTGGCATCCAGCTGATGACGGAGAGTTCCAAGCCAATGTGTCAACCCACCCTGAGCCCTCTCTCTTATAAAATCTACATCTCGTTTCTCTTCGGAACGAGTATCGTGGCTCCAGGGGTGATAATCGGGTACCTATACATACGCCTGGCACGAACCTACTGGATCTCCCAGACTGAGACTTTCAAGCAGACCAAGAAGCTCCCAAACCAGAAGGTCCTGTATCTGATCTTTACCATTGTGCTCCTGTTCTGGGCCTGCTTCCTACCTTTCTGGATTTGGCAGCTTCTAGGTCAATTTCAGCCGGAGCTGGATCTCTCCACCAAGGCCAAGCGCAACATTAACTATCTGACCACCTGTCTGACCTACAGCAACAGTTGCATCAATCCGTTCCTCTACACCCTGCTCACCAAGAACTACAAGGATTACCTTCGCAAGAGACAGAGGACTTGGACAGCTGGCAGCTACCTCAACCGACGGAATCGCTTCCAGCGGTCGCCCCGTCGCTCCTTGTCCTCCAGCAGCCAGCAGTGCACCGAGAGCTTTGTTCTCGCACATACTTCTCGCACCAACAACAGCAGCCTCTGA